A portion of the Nomia melanderi isolate GNS246 chromosome 2, iyNomMela1, whole genome shotgun sequence genome contains these proteins:
- the LOC116425918 gene encoding calnexin isoform X1 — protein MARLVVNGIIYFCVLCSVIRANENNDDDVQDVVSEIVYKTPEVSGFAYFVETFDDLEKFKRTWVPSEAKKDSVDEDIAKYDGIWSVEEPKKHAQEGDLGLVLKSKARHAAMSAVLSEPFYFKDKPLIVQYEVNFQEGQECGGAYLKLLTLDPEHADLKNFHDKTPYSIMFGPDKCGNDHQLHFIFRHKNPLNGSIEEKHCKKPRERLEDFFKDKQPHLYTLIIRPDNSFEIKVDNKVVNSGSLLDDFTPPVNPPLEIEDPTDVQPEDWDDREKIPDLSAVKPDDWDEDAPAQIVDEDDIMPEGWLEDEPTMIPNPDSVKPEDWDVEMDGEWEPPDIPNPKCADAPGCGPYKQKMKKNPRYKGKWSPPLINNPNYKGKWKPRLIHNPNYFNDEHPFQMTPIFAVGFELWSMSTDIFFDNIIITDNEEVAKKWADDTFEVRRARIAEESVTLWGRILKATNYRPGWWALYILYCAVPVVLYIWYLLKRFREDKYELKDEDKQPLDINEETALQQEENENQAASSETEEKTEEKIEEKTEEKTEEKTEMTEDEIEKAVDEPDKNEGTEEIIESEENSKSAIGEDGPRRRKPNKE, from the exons ATGGCCAGACTCGTAGtgaatggaattatttatttttgtgtaCTGTGTAGTGTTATCAGAGCTAACGAAAATAATGATGACGATGTCCAAGATGTAGTATCagaaatagtatataaaactccagaAGTGTCTGGGTTCGCGTATTTCGTAGAAACATTTGAtgatcttgaaaaattcaagagGACATGGGTTCCTTCAGAAGCTAAGAAAGATTCTGTGGATGAGGATATAGCGAAATATGATG gaATATGGTCTGTAGAGGAGCCCAAGAAACACGCGCAAGAGGGCGACTTAGGATTAGTGCTTAAGAGTAAAGCTAGACATGCTGCGATGTCCGCTGTATTGTCTGAACCATTCTATTTTAAAGATAAACCTTTAATAGTACAATACGAAGTGAATTTCCAAGAAGGTCAAGAATGTGGAGGAGCTTACTTAAAGCTACTTACATTGGATCCAGAACATGCAGATCTGAAGAATTTTCATGACAAAACTCCTTATTCTATAATGTTCGGTCCTGACAAATGTGGAAATGATCATCAG tTACATTTCATATTCCGGCATAAAAATCCTCTGAATGGTTCCATAGAGGAGAAACATTGTAAAAAGCCCAGAGAACGTTTGGAAGACTTTTTTAAGGACAAACAACCTCACCTATATACCTTGATTATTCGTCCAGACAACAGCTTCGAAATTAAAGTAGACAATAAGGTTGTGAACTCTGGTTCACTACTGGATGACTTCACTCCCCCTGTGAATCCACCATTGGAGATAGAAGATCCCACTGATGTTCAGCCCGAGGACTGGGATGACAGGGAAAAGATTCCAGATCTATCAGCTGTTAAGCCAGATGACTGGGATGAAGATGCCCCAGCACAAATTGTAGACGAAGATGATATAATGCCTGAGGGATGGCTCGAAGATGAACCAACCATGATTCCTAATCCTGATTCCGTTAAGCCTGAAGATTGGGATGTTGAAATGGATGGAGAATGGGAGCCTCCTGATATACCTAATCCAAAATGCGCAGATGCACCAGGATGCGGACCATATAAACAAAAGATGAAGAAGAATCCACGGTACAAAGGCAAATGGTCACCGCCCTTAATTAACAATCCCAATTACAAAGGGAAATGGAAACCTAGGCTGATACACAATCCTAATTACTTCAATGACGAGCATCCGTTCCAAATGACGCCTATC TTCGCTGTTGGTTTCGAACTCTGGTCTATGTCCACGGACATATTCTTcgacaatattataattactgataaCGAAGAAGTAGCAAAGAAATGGGCCGACGATACATTTGAAGTACGTCGTGCCAGAATCGCGGAAGAGAGT GTAACTTTATGGGGTCGCATTTTAAAAGCTACGAATTATAGACCAGGCTGGTGGGCGCTGTATATCTTGTACTGCGCGGTACcagttgtattatatatttggtACTTACTGAAACGATTTCGTGAG GATAAATACGAATTAAAAGACGAAGATAAACAGCCTCTAGATATAAATGAAGAAACAGCCTTGCAAcaggaagaaaatgaaaatcaagCAGCTAGCAGTGAAACTGAGGAGAAAACTGAGGAGAAAATTGAGGAGAAAACTGAAGAGAAAACTGAGGAAAAAACCGAGATGACAGAGGATGAAATTGAGAAAGCAGTCGATGAACCTGATAAAAACGAAGGGACTGAAGAAATAATAGAAAGCGAAGAGAAT AGTAAGTCAGCGATAGGTGAAGATGGACCACGACGAAGAAAACCAAATAAAGAATAG
- the LOC116425918 gene encoding calnexin isoform X2 produces MARLVVNGIIYFCVLCSVIRANENNDDDVQDVVSEIVYKTPEVSGFAYFVETFDDLEKFKRTWVPSEAKKDSVDEDIAKYDGIWSVEEPKKHAQEGDLGLVLKSKARHAAMSAVLSEPFYFKDKPLIVQYEVNFQEGQECGGAYLKLLTLDPEHADLKNFHDKTPYSIMFGPDKCGNDHQLHFIFRHKNPLNGSIEEKHCKKPRERLEDFFKDKQPHLYTLIIRPDNSFEIKVDNKVVNSGSLLDDFTPPVNPPLEIEDPTDVQPEDWDDREKIPDLSAVKPDDWDEDAPAQIVDEDDIMPEGWLEDEPTMIPNPDSVKPEDWDVEMDGEWEPPDIPNPKCADAPGCGPYKQKMKKNPRYKGKWSPPLINNPNYKGKWKPRLIHNPNYFNDEHPFQMTPIFAVGFELWSMSTDIFFDNIIITDNEEVAKKWADDTFEVRRARIAEESWSVWRQIGTFTAEHPWIWAVYIIAAGIPILLVIYCCCFASQDKYELKDEDKQPLDINEETALQQEENENQAASSETEEKTEEKIEEKTEEKTEEKTEMTEDEIEKAVDEPDKNEGTEEIIESEENSKSAIGEDGPRRRKPNKE; encoded by the exons ATGGCCAGACTCGTAGtgaatggaattatttatttttgtgtaCTGTGTAGTGTTATCAGAGCTAACGAAAATAATGATGACGATGTCCAAGATGTAGTATCagaaatagtatataaaactccagaAGTGTCTGGGTTCGCGTATTTCGTAGAAACATTTGAtgatcttgaaaaattcaagagGACATGGGTTCCTTCAGAAGCTAAGAAAGATTCTGTGGATGAGGATATAGCGAAATATGATG gaATATGGTCTGTAGAGGAGCCCAAGAAACACGCGCAAGAGGGCGACTTAGGATTAGTGCTTAAGAGTAAAGCTAGACATGCTGCGATGTCCGCTGTATTGTCTGAACCATTCTATTTTAAAGATAAACCTTTAATAGTACAATACGAAGTGAATTTCCAAGAAGGTCAAGAATGTGGAGGAGCTTACTTAAAGCTACTTACATTGGATCCAGAACATGCAGATCTGAAGAATTTTCATGACAAAACTCCTTATTCTATAATGTTCGGTCCTGACAAATGTGGAAATGATCATCAG tTACATTTCATATTCCGGCATAAAAATCCTCTGAATGGTTCCATAGAGGAGAAACATTGTAAAAAGCCCAGAGAACGTTTGGAAGACTTTTTTAAGGACAAACAACCTCACCTATATACCTTGATTATTCGTCCAGACAACAGCTTCGAAATTAAAGTAGACAATAAGGTTGTGAACTCTGGTTCACTACTGGATGACTTCACTCCCCCTGTGAATCCACCATTGGAGATAGAAGATCCCACTGATGTTCAGCCCGAGGACTGGGATGACAGGGAAAAGATTCCAGATCTATCAGCTGTTAAGCCAGATGACTGGGATGAAGATGCCCCAGCACAAATTGTAGACGAAGATGATATAATGCCTGAGGGATGGCTCGAAGATGAACCAACCATGATTCCTAATCCTGATTCCGTTAAGCCTGAAGATTGGGATGTTGAAATGGATGGAGAATGGGAGCCTCCTGATATACCTAATCCAAAATGCGCAGATGCACCAGGATGCGGACCATATAAACAAAAGATGAAGAAGAATCCACGGTACAAAGGCAAATGGTCACCGCCCTTAATTAACAATCCCAATTACAAAGGGAAATGGAAACCTAGGCTGATACACAATCCTAATTACTTCAATGACGAGCATCCGTTCCAAATGACGCCTATC TTCGCTGTTGGTTTCGAACTCTGGTCTATGTCCACGGACATATTCTTcgacaatattataattactgataaCGAAGAAGTAGCAAAGAAATGGGCCGACGATACATTTGAAGTACGTCGTGCCAGAATCGCGGAAGAGAGT tggAGCGTATGGCGTCAGATTGGTACATTTACAGCGGAACATCCGTGGATATGGGCTGTATATATAATAGCTGCTGGTATCCCTATACTGCTAGTAATATATTGTTGCTGCTTTGCTTCTCAG GATAAATACGAATTAAAAGACGAAGATAAACAGCCTCTAGATATAAATGAAGAAACAGCCTTGCAAcaggaagaaaatgaaaatcaagCAGCTAGCAGTGAAACTGAGGAGAAAACTGAGGAGAAAATTGAGGAGAAAACTGAAGAGAAAACTGAGGAAAAAACCGAGATGACAGAGGATGAAATTGAGAAAGCAGTCGATGAACCTGATAAAAACGAAGGGACTGAAGAAATAATAGAAAGCGAAGAGAAT AGTAAGTCAGCGATAGGTGAAGATGGACCACGACGAAGAAAACCAAATAAAGAATAG
- the Mtmr6 gene encoding myotubularin related protein 6 isoform X2 → MDQIKIPKVENVRILDKYSNNHSVGTLFLTVPHLIFTERSGKKKIWVLCTHISNIEKQPLTTTGSPLCIKCKHFFIVTFIIPKERDCHNIYQALSKLSCPVNLEDLYCFYYQPSGDTLPQHAGWNFFNLQSEFQRQGVPNEEWSLSYLNGNYELCDTYPKYLYVPSTSTNSTLIGSAKFRSRGRLPVLTYLHSNKAAICRCSQPLSGFSARCPEDEQIMYNILCTNPNSKYMYVVDTRPRINAFANKAAGKGYENENFYDNIKFHFFGIENIHVMRTSLNKLIELQRTTSMSAFLNGLENSGWLKHIKSILEAAWFIARAVSNGVSVVVHCSDGWDRTAQVCSLSALLLDPFYRTIQGFQALIEKDWLSFGHKFSNRCGHVICDNKELAPIFTQFIDATYQLLQQYPYKFQFNEFFLLTLHDHVHSCQHGTFIGNSEKERQILRVSERTYSLWGEMANNMHEYINPLFKCSRHNDESSSVLQPKLVPQSIILWRGMYFRFENGIHPRETYEDYLLTMHDHTSCLEDHVKLLVKRVGALNSTLNSNNVQRKGVQGKHKYDNMYVKDPLSETIIENTTNHEEKNQNKIQINQLENELKTVALDWKSARSMEECSCSTTFDAFNRKHHCWSCGEVLCTRCMGDHTVLAGHLSQRAVPTCKSCTQNSSIPSTSP, encoded by the exons gtTTTATGCACTCATATTTCTAATATAGAAAAGCAGCCTCTAACTACAACAGGCTCGCCGCTATGCATCAAGTGCAAACACTTTTTTATTGTTACGTTTATTATTCCGAAAGAACGAGATTGTCATAATATATATCAAGCGCTATCCAAATTGTCCTGCCCAg taaatttagaGGATCTCTATTGCTTTTATTATCAACCTAGCGGGGACACCCTGCCACAGCATGCAGGATGGAATTTTTTTAATCTACAAAGTGAATTTCAGAGGCAGGGTGTTCCTAACGAGGAATGGTCTCTGTCTTATTTAAATGGGAATTACGAG CTCTGTGACACTTATCCCAAGTATTTATATGTGCCCAGCACAAGTACTAACAGTACTCTGATAGGTAGTGCAAAATTCAGAAGTAGAGGAAGATTACCAGTTTTAACATATTTACACTCTAACAAG GCCGCCATTTGCCGGTGTAGTCAACCTCTGTCAGGATTCAGTGCTCGATGTCCTGAGGACGAACAAATAATGTACAACATATTATGTACAAATCCTAATTCCAAGTATATGTACGTTGTAGATACACGACCGCGC ATTAATGCCTTTGCCAACAAAGCTGCAGGGAAAGGATATGAAAACGAGAACTTTTACGataatataaagtttcatttctttGGTATCGAGAATATACATGTAATGAGAACCAGCTTAAACAAATTGATAGAGT TACAAAGAACAACTTCGATGAGTGCATTCTTAAATGGTTTGGAAAACAGTGGATggttaaaacatataaaatctatattagAAGCTGCTTGGTTCATTGCTCGAGCAGTTTCAAATGGAGTTAGTGTAGTAGTGCATTGTAGTGACGGCTGGGATCGTACTGCACAAGTGTGTTCGCTAAGCGCCCTCTTATTGGATCCATTTTACAGGACGATCCAAGGTTTTCAA GCGTTAATTGAAAAAGATTGGTTGTCGTTTGGACATAAATTCAGTAACCGTTGTGGTCACGTCATCTGTGATAATAAAGAATTAGCGCCGATTTTCACACAGTTCATTGACGCGACGTATCAATTATTGCAACAGTATccatataaatttcaatttaatgaatTCTTCTTATTGACTCTTCACGATCATGTGCACAGCTGCCAGCATGGCACTTTTATAGGAAACTCCGAAAAGGAAAGGCAGATATTGAG AGTATCGGAGAGAACGTATTCCTTATGGGGAGAAATGGCAAATAATATGCACGAGTACATAAATCCGCTTTTCAAGTGTAGTCGTCATAACGACGAATCCAGCAGCGTTCTTCAACCAAAACTGGTTCCACAGAGCATCAT TTTATGGCGAGGAATGTATTTCAGGTTTGAGAATGGTATTCATCCTAGAGAAACATACGAAGATTATTTGTTAACAATGCATGATCATACCAGTTGTCTGGAAGATCATGTAAAGCTTCTTGTAAag AGAGTAGGTGCCTTGAATTCAACGCTGAATTCGAACAATGTCCAAAGAAAAGGTGTCCAAGGGAAACATAAGTATGATAATATGTATGTTAAAGATCCTTTATCCGAAACGATCATAGAAAACACAACGAATCACGAGGAAAAGaaccaaaataaaattcaaattaatcagtTAGAAAATGAATTGAAGACGGTTGCGTTAGATTGGAAATCAGCTAGAAGTATGGAAGAATGTTCATGTTCTACCACATTCGACGCATTTAACAGAAAG CACCATTGTTGGTCATGTGGCGAAGTACTGTGCACCAGGTGCATGGGTGATCATACTGTTCTCGCTGGTCATCTTTCACAACGTGCAGTGCCCACTTGTAAGTCATGTACTCAAAATTCCAGTATTCCATCTACTAGTCCTTAA
- the Mtmr6 gene encoding myotubularin related protein 6 isoform X1 has protein sequence MDQIKIPKVFVENVRILDKYSNNHSVGTLFLTVPHLIFTERSGKKKIWVLCTHISNIEKQPLTTTGSPLCIKCKHFFIVTFIIPKERDCHNIYQALSKLSCPVNLEDLYCFYYQPSGDTLPQHAGWNFFNLQSEFQRQGVPNEEWSLSYLNGNYELCDTYPKYLYVPSTSTNSTLIGSAKFRSRGRLPVLTYLHSNKAAICRCSQPLSGFSARCPEDEQIMYNILCTNPNSKYMYVVDTRPRINAFANKAAGKGYENENFYDNIKFHFFGIENIHVMRTSLNKLIELQRTTSMSAFLNGLENSGWLKHIKSILEAAWFIARAVSNGVSVVVHCSDGWDRTAQVCSLSALLLDPFYRTIQGFQALIEKDWLSFGHKFSNRCGHVICDNKELAPIFTQFIDATYQLLQQYPYKFQFNEFFLLTLHDHVHSCQHGTFIGNSEKERQILRVSERTYSLWGEMANNMHEYINPLFKCSRHNDESSSVLQPKLVPQSIILWRGMYFRFENGIHPRETYEDYLLTMHDHTSCLEDHVKLLVKRVGALNSTLNSNNVQRKGVQGKHKYDNMYVKDPLSETIIENTTNHEEKNQNKIQINQLENELKTVALDWKSARSMEECSCSTTFDAFNRKHHCWSCGEVLCTRCMGDHTVLAGHLSQRAVPTCKSCTQNSSIPSTSP, from the exons gtTTTATGCACTCATATTTCTAATATAGAAAAGCAGCCTCTAACTACAACAGGCTCGCCGCTATGCATCAAGTGCAAACACTTTTTTATTGTTACGTTTATTATTCCGAAAGAACGAGATTGTCATAATATATATCAAGCGCTATCCAAATTGTCCTGCCCAg taaatttagaGGATCTCTATTGCTTTTATTATCAACCTAGCGGGGACACCCTGCCACAGCATGCAGGATGGAATTTTTTTAATCTACAAAGTGAATTTCAGAGGCAGGGTGTTCCTAACGAGGAATGGTCTCTGTCTTATTTAAATGGGAATTACGAG CTCTGTGACACTTATCCCAAGTATTTATATGTGCCCAGCACAAGTACTAACAGTACTCTGATAGGTAGTGCAAAATTCAGAAGTAGAGGAAGATTACCAGTTTTAACATATTTACACTCTAACAAG GCCGCCATTTGCCGGTGTAGTCAACCTCTGTCAGGATTCAGTGCTCGATGTCCTGAGGACGAACAAATAATGTACAACATATTATGTACAAATCCTAATTCCAAGTATATGTACGTTGTAGATACACGACCGCGC ATTAATGCCTTTGCCAACAAAGCTGCAGGGAAAGGATATGAAAACGAGAACTTTTACGataatataaagtttcatttctttGGTATCGAGAATATACATGTAATGAGAACCAGCTTAAACAAATTGATAGAGT TACAAAGAACAACTTCGATGAGTGCATTCTTAAATGGTTTGGAAAACAGTGGATggttaaaacatataaaatctatattagAAGCTGCTTGGTTCATTGCTCGAGCAGTTTCAAATGGAGTTAGTGTAGTAGTGCATTGTAGTGACGGCTGGGATCGTACTGCACAAGTGTGTTCGCTAAGCGCCCTCTTATTGGATCCATTTTACAGGACGATCCAAGGTTTTCAA GCGTTAATTGAAAAAGATTGGTTGTCGTTTGGACATAAATTCAGTAACCGTTGTGGTCACGTCATCTGTGATAATAAAGAATTAGCGCCGATTTTCACACAGTTCATTGACGCGACGTATCAATTATTGCAACAGTATccatataaatttcaatttaatgaatTCTTCTTATTGACTCTTCACGATCATGTGCACAGCTGCCAGCATGGCACTTTTATAGGAAACTCCGAAAAGGAAAGGCAGATATTGAG AGTATCGGAGAGAACGTATTCCTTATGGGGAGAAATGGCAAATAATATGCACGAGTACATAAATCCGCTTTTCAAGTGTAGTCGTCATAACGACGAATCCAGCAGCGTTCTTCAACCAAAACTGGTTCCACAGAGCATCAT TTTATGGCGAGGAATGTATTTCAGGTTTGAGAATGGTATTCATCCTAGAGAAACATACGAAGATTATTTGTTAACAATGCATGATCATACCAGTTGTCTGGAAGATCATGTAAAGCTTCTTGTAAag AGAGTAGGTGCCTTGAATTCAACGCTGAATTCGAACAATGTCCAAAGAAAAGGTGTCCAAGGGAAACATAAGTATGATAATATGTATGTTAAAGATCCTTTATCCGAAACGATCATAGAAAACACAACGAATCACGAGGAAAAGaaccaaaataaaattcaaattaatcagtTAGAAAATGAATTGAAGACGGTTGCGTTAGATTGGAAATCAGCTAGAAGTATGGAAGAATGTTCATGTTCTACCACATTCGACGCATTTAACAGAAAG CACCATTGTTGGTCATGTGGCGAAGTACTGTGCACCAGGTGCATGGGTGATCATACTGTTCTCGCTGGTCATCTTTCACAACGTGCAGTGCCCACTTGTAAGTCATGTACTCAAAATTCCAGTATTCCATCTACTAGTCCTTAA